The genome window CAGCCTCCCTGCAAGCCGCCTTCGCGCTGACGGCATTGGCCGCCGCCATCCCCTTCGTCTCGGTCATGCTGCCGCGGATCGAACCGCCGTCCTTCACGACAGTGCTCTTCGAACTCCAATCCCTTTGGACATCCTGGCTCGACGGACTTTCCACTTTCCAACTCCCAGCCATTCAACCATTGCCTCTGCCCGTGATGGAAATGTCCACTCTTCTCCTCGTCCTGGCTGTCGTTGCCATCTTTTGGATTTTCGGAAACGGATTGTTGTTGAGAAATCAAACGAAATAACATACACGCTGGTTGAGACTTCGTCGAAACCACCCGTTGAATAGGAGACCCACATGACCGACATCCTTCGTATTACCCTCATCATCCTCTTGTTGACCATCACGCTCGCCGCCAGTTTCCTTGTCATCGCC of Anaerolineales bacterium contains these proteins:
- a CDS encoding zf-HC2 domain-containing protein, whose amino-acid sequence is MHLTEDQLNEYLDYETADRAEIEMHLDACGECAARLAALQALFIELDSLPEVALTRNIAARFIPDRSRTPQLPRWLTLTASLQAAFALTALAAAIPFVSVMLPRIEPPSFTTVLFELQSLWTSWLDGLSTFQLPAIQPLPLPVMEMSTLLLVLAVVAIFWIFGNGLLLRNQTK